GTGCCACAACGAGCTTCGGCTCGCCTATTTTGTCTGTATGGAGACGTGAACTCGGCCAACTTTCTTCTCGAAACTTCGTTAGCCGTATTGCTGCCTCCGAGGTCATTTCCTAATTAAGGTTTTGTTCTTTTTAACATTTCCTAATCGGTTGTTTGTTTTCAGGATGTGGTGCTTCGTCTTGATGTTCAGCGGAAACTGCTCCGGCACCGGGATAACGTGACCTCTGTTTGTTTCAATGAATCTGGTGATATCCTCATATCGTGTTCCAGCGATATGAAGATCAAACTGTGGGACTGGAATCCGGCCGAGTCAAACATTCTTTCCATTCGGGCTACAACCACATGTACCATGTTTTGAAAGCAAAGATGATGCCTTACTCAGAGGATAGGATCATTGTTACATGCGCTTACAATGGCCAggtcatttcttttttcttctagGGTTAAGCACGCCGATGCAGCTAACTGAGACCATCTCCAATGGTACATTAGAACCTATAATAGAGTAGGGAAATAGCTTCAATGGTACTGCAAAACCTATCCTATTTTAAGTTTTTGAACAAGATATATCCATTTTTGAGTTTATACTAAAACAAATCCAATCACTTTTTCAGAGTTTTGTGATTATAAAAAGTGAGTGGAGatagaatattcttttaagtttgattttgaataaaatcACTACTTGATGTGTTATTTACACTAGAATGAGTATTGAGTACTTGGAGATGCTTTAAGCACATGACACCTGAACGgcctttttgttttgtttttaaattcaaaatgtgatttataaatgatattattagtttttatttaattatgcatAGGACAAATCATGTAAATTTAAATCGTATTGTTTCATTTTTGCTGGAATTGATTGTTGTTTTATAGGATCTAACTTtcttatttttggttttggagTTTAAAAGGATTTTATTGttgtaaattaaataatttttgtaatGACGTACTACTTGATCTGAAAGTCACATGTAATATGTAGATATATAAGATCTAAAATGTTTTCCGTTCTGAAAACAAGTGAGTGTGCTCATTATAGGTGAAATGCTCGGAGATTCGTGAAAGTGGAGTGGAGACTAAACTGCTTTTTGATGGGGATAGGGCTGTACCGTACGGACTAGCCATTGAACCTGGAAGCCCTCacattttttatacatgtagTATGGATGGGGTTCAACATGTGAGTATTCGTTTCCAGTTTCCACTTACACATACTACAATAACATTCTATAATTCTCTTTATATTGATGTAGAATACATTTATTTCATTTGTCAGCACACTCCCTCAAACTCTTCAAAATTCATTTTGGAGGGGTTGAACTTTTTTGATCGGATTGGATCAACCTTTCATCAAACTGAACAAAATTTGAAATCTAGATATACTATGTAGGGCATTGTTTGTTTCAATTGCAAGCACTCTATCAAATATACCCAAATTGTAAGCTTGAATATACCATTACAtcattcattttatttgatGAGTCAGTTCAATTAACACACTCTGATATTATGATAGAAATTCATAAAGTATCTTCTTATAATCATTGGTGAAAAGTGAAATAGCTCACAAAAAACTTATAGATATTTCATAGtatttgttttttcatttgTCATATATTGATTGTATTCTATTGATAAGCCAAATTAATCTGTTGTGCAGTTTGACCTGAGAATTCAAAGATCTACTACACTTTTTAGTTGTGAGGCTGTTGCCAGCAATTTATCTTTTCGTCATTCTGTATCTCTAAATGCAATCACCATTGATCCAAGAAATCCAAATCTGGTTGCAACTGGAGGAGATGATCCATTTGCTCGAGTTTATGACATTCGCAAATATAAACGCAATGAATCATCTGAATATGGTCAGCCGGCTAACTTATATCGCCCCCGTCACATAGTTAATCAAAGAAATTTCATAACAGCGTTGGCATATTCTTGTCAGAGTGAGCTGCTTGCCTCTTACAGTAACGAATCTATGTACCTGTTCACCAAGGATGTCGGATTAGGAGCAATTTCTTCTCAAGATTCATCATCTTAACAGATGTTGAGGATAATATAAAAGCTTCTCCACAATCCTATCAAGGGAACTTGAACCGTCGCATCCTGTACAGCATGAAGGAGGTGGACTTTTTCGGACCTAATTGTGAGATGTTGTGACTGGAACAGATACTGGTAAAATTTGCATTTGGAATAAGAAAGATGGTAAGCTTATAAGAGTTATTAGAGCAGAAAAAGATAAGGTAAGCAGTGTTCAGAGACGTCCTCATGCTACAGTGTTAGCCAGTTGTGGAAGAGGTATCAAAATTTGGGTTCCAAATGCCATTGAGAAAGCCATTCCACTAACAAATGAGgtatgtttatatatttttcttccTACACCTTTTTCATATTGCCTAATGTCAAATGATTAAAATAATGGTTATTGGTCGCGAACTATGGTCGGATTCTGAAATTTCCACGAACTTTGGTCGTGTCTGGAATTTCCCACAATTCTGTAGTTCATCAGATGATCTAGGAGGACTAATTGGATGGgaaaaacaataaatataattatttttgtatttatgaAGTTTCTTATCGTTTAGGTGGGATTTAGATTCGAGTGTACAGTGCCTTTATTTGTTAGTCATCTTCATTGAATAGAATCCTCTTCTTTGATTAGATTCAATAGGATAAAGGCCATGTATGAATCGGTAAATGCCATGTATGATTCGATTTTTTCGGAAACATCAACTGTGACATTTGTGGGAAGTAGCAGACACACAATTAGTGTTTATGATTGATTTTTAAGGCTGAGTTTTAAGTTTTATTGGAAACTTCGGAATTCGGTCATAGTTTTGTGATATCATTGGGCGTTACCTagattagtattttattttttagcaaaCTATGTGAAATTTTGCAAGCTTTGTCTGCATTTGGTGTTTGTCTTTTAAGATATTCTAGTGTTTTGAAAGAAGTTTATGTTTCCACATCTCTTAATAGGACAGGGATAGGATCGTGAATCGCACGCGTCAAATAATAAAGGAAAGATGTTATTCTGATGACGACCCTGAGTACGATGATGGATATGATAAAGACGATGTAGAtgatgaagacgatgacgatgaagatgatgatatATGATGAAGACGATGTGTAgattgatgatgaagatgataacTAGCACTGATTAATGAAATCTGTAGTTCTTGTTGATTTTTCTTTAAACACAAATTTACATATTTGATCTTGGAAAATGAATCTTTGATGAGTATGACCAGCAATCTATCATTTCAAAAATATAACCGGACCTTTTTAAATTGGGACTTTGAATATATGTCAGGTGCTTATTACAATAATGATATAGTATCGTTCCACTCGCTATAATAAAAAgctatataaataaatgtgtATAAATTTTACAAAAgctataattaaaattacatgATCTGATATCATATTGCAAACATAACATTCATCGACAAATGTATTCCCAAAAAAATCCTAAAATGCATACATAAAAAGTTACTACAATAAATTATTCAACAAAAACCTCCAAAATCTCCACTCTTCACCATCTATTATACccataatattaaaacttaatttaattaataatttagagtttataataaaaataaattcttaTAACTTGAATTTCCATACCactaattatttagttaatcTTTTAGCAAAATCATTATTTTGTCAAATAAAGTGGAAGAATAAATAATTAGTATTATAAGGCTCAACTATTGGGCCAGTTCATTGGATTTTTGGTAGGTTATTTAAGTGCATGTTAATTGGACAAAAAAATTGCTGATTTAGAAAATTTCATTCTTAACTTTCTAAATTTAGCAACTGGAGCCAATTCATAAATTTTGAGGTTACATTATGGTATACtagtatttcatatttttaagaTCGGTCCAATTCGTATTTAGGTTAGGGCCACTTTGCAATTTTTTCTACACTACggattaaatttttatattattaaaattcaggttttttttacaaataattcCAAAATTCGGGCATAAACTTCAACtaatcattaaattaaaaaagattaagtacCACGTTGCTGAATCTGTGGATGATGCTATGATTATAATCTATCCAATAATAATGCAACACGTCGAACTTCTCGTTAAAATTATCCATGAtgctttaaaaaattaaagtttagtTAAAACGGCTTGAATTTATTACGCGGCAACTACAGATCTCATGACGTCAAAGCAATGTGCATGGCGAGATGCCTGCACGTTTTCGTCTCATACCAAtgaaaaaatacataataatattattattaataataacatGAAATGTTAGTTTTCTTTTCTCtacaaatttttgaaattagTCCATAATATCTTGAATTTACATTGGATTTCAATAACATTAACTTATAAGATTTAACATTATCTTTTAATATTTCTGACAGTTTCGACAggaggaaaaagaaaataatgaggGGATTGGTAGGCTCTAACGTCCCTTCCTCCTATATGTGTGTCCGCCCATGATATGCTCGTAATCCATCATCGAGTTATCCGTGTCACACATTTCTTTTAGGTTGTTTTATATGCTATTTCATGTTTTCTATTTTAGGCAATTTTGTTTTACATAAGTTTCACAGTGCGATATACCCGTGTCCAAAACAAATACATCATAAACAACACAACACAATAATATtgagtatatttttaaaaaaatttggtgCAATGCAGTTGTATATTGACTACTACCAAAACGACATGTCTCTCATAAAATCTTTTGCCAATAATGATTAGTATATATGTTGTAGCGTTTATTTGATAAGAGGTAGCCAATTTGTACTATGCTTCTAGttacatataataataaaaaagggcttttacatcatttttttttatttgggatAAAAACAgtcaaatttgaattttagaCATCGCTGTTTATCGATTGAAGTCTGTGTGTTGCTTGAGTGATCGagatattattcattttattagaAATAGTCAAAACTTTAAAGTTGATTTTAAAGTCTATCCTAAATAGTTGTGTCAGACAATTGAAaaggaaaataatttttaaattttgatatcaaattgaaaaattaaattgcTTTGCCTAGCTTTTTCTGGATGATTTCAAACCGAAAATACAAACTCAGACTAGATTTTATAAGTAATTCAATTTATTTGGTACCTTCAATCAAAATCAAAAGTGCTAAATAGCAATCTATTTTGCTATGGAATATTTTTACCACTGATTGTTAAGATTTGTATCATTGTTTCTAGAATAAAGATGCTCTACTTGGAAATTTACTAAGTGTTTCAATGAAGCAAGGCATGTCATATTACATAATTAGTTCTCTACATTCTTCAACCCCTAAAAAAactaatagaaaaataaataaaaatgaagtttTGACAAAATTTTCTATGAAAGTCTGtctaatagtagtatattactACCAATATTTAGACCTTTGTTATTTCTCCATTTGCTTCAAACTTGGATTTAAAGCTTGCTTATCAAGGTTTAGTAATTATTGACTTAGTCTCTTAGATAAAAAAGGTGGTTGAGTATTAGGTGAAGCAATCGTGTAGATTAATATGGACTGCATATATAATTTCCTTATAATTTAGTTTACTATATTTATGTCCAGTTTTATTCCTTAAACGTGAATTATGTATTAATTTATTGCAGATGTCAAGgaaaatactagtatttttgGTGACATTCCGTTTAGCTGGATTCATGAACcaataaatttaatactccatattgGCCAAAGGAGGATGTACTGCCCAAATATTGCCATGTATTATTGTACAATTATATACAATTaatcacaattaaaaaaataattatattgaaTACTGAATGTATTAcaaaaaaactattttttaaattggtttgaaattatatatatattttttaaaaaaactaaaatttggtTTTTTCACAATGGTtttatttaaatgattttttcaaattttttgatatttttgggGGAATTTTCAATTATAGAATTTTTTGGTTCGACTCGAATTTCATTatgaaattttgatttccaGATCTGATTTTTCTAACTTTTCAAATATTCAGACTTATATTCTCTTAATTCAGAGATATAtgtttaaaaaattgataaatttatttttataagttGATTATTGCTTATAAAATCCTCCAAAAATAAGATGGTTGCTTATAAATTCATCTAACGTGTTGTTACAACAAAGCTTGTGCAATTCATTGTTTCTAAAACTAAATTTCATAGCAAGTTCGCAATTATGTCTATCAAATTCAAACACATTCTATCGAAATTTAGTAAAAAACTCAATTTGAATTACTATGTAAATGGCAGACACGGCTTTATTAGGGCTGTCATTCTTAAAATCACAGCCAATCAGCCAACATATGAATATACACGttatatgtatattttattatttaacaATAAGAATTCTCTATTAACTTTCATAATAATGATGATTTGAATTGACAAActataatactactagtactaattagagaaaaaaatcTGTTGTCAAATAAATTACACTATCATTTAGAAGTTGAAATTGGTGGTTTGGCTAGAATTGGAACCagttttactttattatctgaGTTGGGAAGTCTACACGAAGATAACTACATTGACTCAATTGTCGACATTTCTTATCCCTATTAACAAACACCGAATAAAACCAATACAAAACCCTTTATTCGGAGAAATTAGTGTGTAGCTAGGGTTGaaactaattttaatttattattgacTAAAGTCTCAAAATGGTCATTAACATATGAcgtttttttgattttggtccaaaacattatcttttgaattattcggtccctcacatttgaaatcgggccACAATTAGTCCAAAATTGACGGAATAGTTAAAATGTGACGGAATGTGAGGGTCAACgtaattttaatcaattttgtcCAGATTAAGatttataattatgttttattaagggctaaattatatttaataaaataaattgcttTTCATTTATAAAACTAGTTTTAATCCCCTCTCTATTTCATTCATCTTCTTCGTCTGACATGCCCTCTATGCCATAAGCTCTTCCGCGACGCCACCACGATTATCGAATGCCTCCACACCTGTGAGCTGCCGCTGCTTCTCATCTTTTTTTTGGATTTCTGATTTACTCGTAGATCGTGGATGGTTGTTGGGATTTTGATTTCGAGTTCCAAGCCTGCCCTTTTTGACCTGGGTTTTTCGGTTGGAATCTAGGTTTTCGTCGCGTGGATTGCGTTTTATTGATCTGGGTTTTTAGATGCGTTTGTGGTTTGCTTGTTATTTTTCGTTTTACAAGCTTCTTTATCTGGGAATTTGTCTTTTGTTTACTGAATTTGTTGCTCCTCGCGTAACAAATTGTTGTGTGTTTAGTGGTGACATGGGCAATGTGAAGAAAGAACCCTAATCTGTTCGAAGTGTGGAGGTGAAGTGTGGAGGTGAAGTGTGGAGGACGCTGCGTCGATTGTGAAGAGAAAGAGACCTAATCtattttaatgttttattttttaaattattttatattttaaatttttaagttttaggttaggttaattagatattagcccttaataaaatataattataaatcttaatctggtcaaaattgattaaaattacGTTGACCCTCACATTCCGTCACATTTTAACTATTCCATCAATTTTGGACTAAATGTggcccgatttcaaatgtgagggaccgaataattcaaaagataatattttggaccaaaatcaaaaaaacgtcatatgttaaggaccattttgggactttagtcatTATTATTCGAGTTGTAAATCTATATGAAGATAATTACATTAATTCAATCATCGACATTTCTTATCCCGAATACCAGACGTAGAATAAAACCAATACAAAAACCTTTATTCGATGAAATACAGCCACCCAACACCGaataaaaccaaaacaaaacctTTATTCGGTGAAATACAACTATCAAACACCAAATGAAATCATTATAAATTCTTTTTCGCTATCAAATGCCCTATAAAACAAGTACAATAAAATGATTTACTCGTGAAATATAGCTACCAAACCGAgcctaaaatagcaaaatactccatataattaTATTCTatcatataataaaaatttgCATATTTCATGAAAGTATTCCAATTCAAACCCCACAAACTCTATATAAACAATTCCCACTACTATCCCATTTCCAACAACAAATCACCAATCCTTTATCCTAAACCCCAATATTTCAATTGCATCAAAAACACCTCAAAGCCTTTCAAAAGCCAAAACAAAGGTTGCcaaaaaaatggaagaagatgGAGAGGATCACACCCCGTTTTGGGTCCAAAGCACTACCAAACTCCGCCGCTCCGACCGCCTCCGCCGCAGCGTCGCAGCCGTGTTCTTCAGCTCGGGCTGGTGGTTTTCCTCCTGGTGGTAGCAGCTGTCTTTTTCTTGGCTTTTGTAGTGGCATCCACCATTTCATTTAGTGCCACCATATTTAGGCCAAATAGTGTCAAGAAAAGCTGGGATTCTTTGAACATTGCTCTTGTTTTAGTTGCTGTGGTTTTTGGGATTCTTAGCAGAAACAGAAACGAAGAGAGATCTTCTTCCTTTGATGAGTTCCAATCTTCTCCCATTAAAGGAAATGAATCCCAGAAATCGAATCCATCCACGCCGCAGAAATGGTTCGATTATTCGgcaaatgaagaagaaaaatcgAGTCTTTATGAATATCAAATTCAAGATTCTCATCAGCCTAAATTTGATCAGAAAATTTCGAATTTGAGAAGAAGCTGCAGCTCTTACCCTGATTTGCGTGAATTCCCATCTTCTTCTTCGACAAATTGGAGCTATGGAGATTATCAAATGCGATTTTTTGATGATTTTCACGTCGATTCGAGCCCGGGGCAGCTCCGCCGTTACCGGAGCTTGGGGCGGGTTGATTATCCGACGTCGCCGCCGCAAATTAAGACTCTGGTTGTTGATACATTAGTGAATAAAACCTGCCCAGAAATTAAAAGTTTTCCGGCGGAATTATCGCCGCCGGAAGATGATGCGATTGCGGAGAAGGTGGTTTATGAGAGCGTGGCGGTTAGGGATGAGAAATCGAGCAGGAGATTTTACAAAGATTTGGAAATCACGAATTGGGTTTCGGCGGCGGCGCCGGCGGCGGAGGAATCTCAGCCGCCGGAATTACAAGAAAGTCAGAAACGGAGCCGTGAAAGAGCGGCGCGGAGGAAGGAAAGGTCGAGCAGAAGACAGGTTTATGAAAATGTGGGACCCACTAATCCGATTGCgacgccaccaccgccgccgcagcAGCAGATGATGATCGGCGAAAGTGAGAGAAGACGAGGCGGCGCGACGGCGGCGAATTCGAAAAAAGTCTtcttgaattctctctacaagaagaagaagaggcagCTAAAGAGCGTAGAAAATGTGGAGTCTCTTCTCCGGGGAGCTCCGCCGCCGCGGAGCTACCAAATTCCCCCGGCGCCGCCGTTGGTCTTCCACACGCTGTTCTCTTCCAAGAAGCCCAAAGGGAAAAAGACTGTGACCGTCTCACTAGAGCCCCTCCCGAGATCTCCGCCGCCGGTATCGCCGCCGCATGAGGCGGCGCGTGAGACTGAACCCACTTCACACGCGCCGCCACCGCCCACCTACAGCCCACCAAAACCAGTAAAGATTACAAATTTCGACGGAGCAGAAGAAGCCCAGGACAGCGGCGGCGAGTCCCCGTTCCGCCGgattccgccgccgccgcctcctccgccgTTCTCGAAAACTCCGGCGTGGAAGTTCGTGGTGCAAGGCGACTACGTGAGAGTCAACAGCTCGAGGAGTGGCTCGCCGGAACTCGACGAAACGGACTCCGACATCACGCCGTCGGCGGCTGACGGCGGCGGCGCGGCAGCGGCGTTGTTCTGTCCGAGCCCAGATGTGAACTCGAAAGCTGAAAGCTTTATTACTAAGTTTCGGGCCAACTTGAAGCTCGAGAAGATCCACTCCATGAAGAAAAGAGACGTGGGCCCATCTAGTCTCGGCCCGGGCTTGGGCCCAAATCAGATTTAGTGCTTTCTATTGTTTAAAAGATCgatttgattgattgattgattattccaattttggattttattttgaaatattaataaGGATATTATATTTGTATGTTGCATATAGGTGGATAAAATTGCTCGAAGGGGATGTTTATTTTTGATAGCATACGatatattcaatttaaattaatattgcaTAATAAAGCCATGTTAAGAGTTGAAATTGAACAAATTGCTTAAGTGAAATcgaaatatataaaacaaactAACAAACAAATATGCATCTTTGAATTGACCAGAAATGATTTTGTTTTGTTAAAAACAGGTTAACATGATAAGAGAAGCCTAACAAATAATTAAAGGCACAGGGTCGGACACCACATTATttgcacaaaaaaaaagagatttaTATACATACAATGAATATCCTTGGATAAATTAATGGGTTCAAACTATTACAAGCAGTTAATAGGATAGGTATATTCGGAAGATGCTGTGATTGTCTGTGCAATTCGGAAGATTGAGAGTTTCATGCGTGCAATTATACCTCGTTAGGGGGATTTGGTACTACAAGTGTCGATAGCTGACAaataaacaataattattaGCTGCTTAAATTTTGTTGTTCagcaatttaaaaaataattaactcaCAGTATACCCAAAAGCACTTACTTGATATCGATCAAAATAAAGAGTTCAAcataaatagtaaaaagtgtaataatataatgtgtgtatatatataaaattaagtttttgattatttaatttcgACATCTGCCAAAAATGATGCACCATCACAGTACCGGATCCAAACCGCATTCCAGTTATAAAAATCTGGAACAATAAGTAAACCAATTACTATGAATATATCTTTTCagattaaaattatttaattcaattaattaataccTGGATTTAAGCTTTTGTTAGCCTCATGCATTCTTCCTTTGTATCACACCATGCTCCTCCCTAATATGAAAAAATCCCAGACTCTAATTAGTTAAACAAATCAAACACACACTATTAAAATATATCACAAGAAATAAGGTGTATACTTATAcattcaaaaacaaaaataaaatcagaCTAAGATGATTAGATGAAAATCTACACCTTTGTGATGATAAACAAGTCACTAACAAGGGGTGAAGTGATTTTTGATGAATGTTATAGCAATTGTTGAAACACAAAATTACATACTCCTGCGTCTCCCATTCGATTTGACACCATTTGActtgacacaaattttaagaaatatagtaaaGTGGATGGAAAAAGCTAGAGAAATGTGGATCATACTtttatattactattaattttataataaatgtgtgCAATGGGTTAGAGTCccatcaaaattaataaaaaatggtcattttttaatgattaaataaatatttaatttacttaAAAATATTTAGTTTTTCCTATAACTGTTATACGGTCAATTTAAGCGAAATACAAAAGTAAGCTTTTTTttttgattaaataaataaattcaaagaaataaatatattactataaaaatGAATAGAGAATTCTAGAAAAAGGGAATTATTGAACACTTACATACGTAATCTATGTATTTGTGTAATACATTCGAAGGTGGATAAGAACTTTCTAATTTCGCCCCCAAATAACCGACATTGTTTCATTGATTCATTGATTGCACCAAACAATCTTTCTTTGCACTTTTAATAATTTCCTGAACTATATTAACATCTCTTTCCTTTGCACTCTTAATTCTAACTACTGGTATTAAAATAATATGGGAATTTTCCATTTTAGAGTttgcaaaatatttattttctaaatttagTCGAATATCTACCAAAGTCATGCACACAGAGACGTGGTTCTAGAACTGGTGACGGATATATATTTCTTcaatctataaatatataaagcTTCTTTTCTCTCATTATATATGAAATATGACTCCTAACTAATtgagtttttaaaaataatcaaagTGTTTTTTCCTGAAAAGTGTGGCCAATAATATGCAGACGAAGCTATCATTTTGACAGATTTCAAGTTAATTCTTTTATTACAAAACCATAGTAACTTGTacgataaaaaattaaataaagagaatatattacatatatatagttCCTATCCAAAAATATTATGGGACAAATGACAATATGAGAATCTTCGGGACCCCTTAATTAAATGGATACTACATCTTCCCGTATTAGGAGCAGTGACGGATCTAGTTAAGAACAAGGGGGTACAAGTGTACCCCAAAATAACAAATAGCCCAGTGGTATAATGTTGATATGTTATAGCGCAGACCCAGGTTCGAGTCCTCCCAAGTGCATTTTTCTGCTATTTTGCATTTGATATCTATATTtctgttttaatttttatcaaTTTACGGCTGTTACGTATGGATATgattaaatataatactccaaATAATTGTTCTCTCGTTTGTTTCATACCCAATAACTAAAGTATTATATAATtggatataatttttataatttatgactTTTAATTATGCTCATATTTGGGGATTATACAGAAaatattatgtatttttttggttaaaaatattaaaaaaaatttaaccaaaataacgtttgtgttaaataaatatataagaacCTGCAttttaaatactagtaatatttttaaagtaatagaataaaaaataattttatttttatatataatgaaGTGATTcattgaaaaaaatgattgggtaatagaataaaaaaaattgattagttGTTAAAATCTTTCGTGTAACTATTTATCGTACCCCCAATATAAtatttctggatccgcc
This genomic stretch from Salvia splendens isolate huo1 unplaced genomic scaffold, SspV2 ctg1143, whole genome shotgun sequence harbors:
- the LOC121788783 gene encoding DDB1- and CUL4-associated factor 8-like protein 2 isoform X2 gives rise to the protein MYHVLKAKMMPYSEDRIIVTCAYNGQVKCSEIRESGVETKLLFDGDRAVPYGLAIEPGSPHIFYTCSMDGVQHFDLRIQRSTTLFSCEAVASNLSFRHSVSLNAITIDPRNPNLVATGGDDPFARVYDIRKYKRNESSEYE
- the LOC121788783 gene encoding DDB1- and CUL4-associated factor 8-like isoform X1, producing the protein MYHVLKAKMMPYSEDRIIVTCAYNGQVKCSEIRESGVETKLLFDGDRAVPYGLAIEPGSPHIFYTCSMDGVQHFDLRIQRSTTLFSCEAVASNLSFRHSVSLNAITIDPRNPNLVATGGDDPFARVYDIRKYKRNESSEYGQPANLYRPRHIVNQRNFITALAYSCQSELLASYSNESMYLFTKDVGLGAISSQDSSS
- the LOC121788784 gene encoding uncharacterized protein LOC121788784 produces the protein MKVFQFKPHKLYINNSHYYPISNNKSPILYPKPQYFNCIKNTSKPFKSQNKGCQKNGRRWRGSHPVLGPKHYQTPPLRPPPPQRRSRVLQLGLVVFLLVVAAVFFLAFVVASTISFSATIFRPNSVKKSWDSLNIALVLVAVVFGILSRNRNEERSSSFDEFQSSPIKGNESQKSNPSTPQKWFDYSANEEEKSSLYEYQIQDSHQPKFDQKISNLRRSCSSYPDLREFPSSSSTNWSYGDYQMRFFDDFHVDSSPGQLRRYRSLGRVDYPTSPPQIKTLVVDTLVNKTCPEIKSFPAELSPPEDDAIAEKVVYESVAVRDEKSSRRFYKDLEITNWVSAAAPAAEESQPPELQESQKRSRERAARRKERSSRRQVYENVGPTNPIATPPPPPQQQMMIGESERRRGGATAANSKKVFLNSLYKKKKRQLKSVENVESLLRGAPPPRSYQIPPAPPLVFHTLFSSKKPKGKKTVTVSLEPLPRSPPPVSPPHEAARETEPTSHAPPPPTYSPPKPVKITNFDGAEEAQDSGGESPFRRIPPPPPPPPFSKTPAWKFVVQGDYVRVNSSRSGSPELDETDSDITPSAADGGGAAAALFCPSPDVNSKAESFITKFRANLKLEKIHSMKKRDVGPSSLGPGLGPNQI